The genomic DNA AAGACTAGCTTTTTTCCCGGCGTCAAGACTCTGGTGGCATTCCATGGCACCGCCAGGAAAGTAGTCATTCTGGATATCAATAAGGATGAGAGCAGTGTTTGTCATAATTCCCCCGGATTTGCTAAGATATATTGTCGTGGATGCAGCCCGAATTTCTGGTAGAAGGGGAGCACATCTTCATTTCCGACGGTTACATGGACCCTGATATCGGTGCACCCTTCTTCTTTCATCCAGGTCAGGGCATGAACCATGAGTGTTGTCCCGATTCCCCGGTTCCTGGCCTCATCACACACAAAGATGGACTCTATCTCTCCATAGGAACCGGGGGCAACCGAACAGTAACAATACCCGATATCATCCCCGGACAGGGTGTCGACGGCAAAAAAGATGCGAATCAACCGGTCAGTGTTCTTCTCCAGCAGGTCATTTTTCCGGTCATGAAACCTGACTTTTCTCATCTGCCCGGAGAACATTTTATTGCGGGATATGATGCACACCCTGAGCTGTTCCCAGAGTTTTTCTATCCTGTGGGTCTCTTCTGGTCCGGCTGCATGGATCTCATACTGCACATCAACAGAGTTCTTTAATTTCGACTCCTGCTTCTCCTCTTCTGCCCGGTGCGCAAGTTCCTGAGCAAAGGCCGGGTGGCATACAGCGATATATTCTGCACCCTCAGGCGTGCTGTATCTGACTCTGGATCCTGCGGGGACCAGAACCGCCTGTCCGGATGGCACTAAAAACACCTGACCATCAGTCTCTACCTGCAATGTCCCGGAGAGCACAACCGAATATTCATCAAACTCCGGAGTCTGATATGGCTCTGACCAGCCGGGGGGGCTTACCATCCGTGCAATACTGACCTCCGGTGTTCCGGATACGATTCTTCCCACATATTCTTCAATTCTTTTTGGGGGCGTTCCAGTTGCACTGATGATGCGGGGAGAGGATATGATCCGGACCATAGTATCAGGTCTTTTGTTGTTTCTATATGATTATTGGGAGTGTGAACCGAAATTAAAAATGATGATTCTGATGAACCTGTATCTGTGATAGTCCCTCCCCATAATTTCTCCAAATCTCCGGTGAAGGAGGTCATCTGCCGGTACTATACATCTGGCAACTCTCCTGTTGAGATACTTATTCCAAAACCATACCCGGGATGGGAGGTAATCCGGAATGAAATGGCTGATTCACTTAATAGGTATCAGAATGAGACCTTTCATGATTTAATGCTCACATATACCGATGAGTTCCATCTTTTTCCAGATGATGAACCGGTCCATCTGATATCTATTGCCCCAGATATACCAAAATCACTGGCAAAACTGATGCTGTATGGATTAAAAATGGAGATTATCCTACCGGGAGCGGAGAAAGGGACTCTAATACAGATCAGATACACATGGAAAACCGATATGATTATTCTTGATTTCCAGGCGATGAGTCAAAATGAAAAGGTATATGCAAGAGATGCGACGCTGAATTGGTTTGAGAAGGCTCGTGAGGATATTCATTTGGTATTTGATGTGATTGTATCAGAGACGTTGCGGAAAAGATGTTTATAATAATTCCACCATCTCATCTACTCTTTTCTTAACATCTTCAAATGCTATTGGCTGAGAATATTGTTGTAACCGGGATAATGTAATCGATTTTTGATCTCTGAAATGCTTATTGATATCAGAAGTCCTAAATACGTAAAATTCCCATTGAGCCAGATCAAAAACGCAGACATTATCAGGATTCTTCTCTGTCAATACGCAAAAAATATACAAATCTGCTGATCTCACCTCATGGTCCCCGTATTTGTTTGTACTGGCATCCCAGGGTATTTTTTTGGCAATATCAAATTTTATAAGAGAGGGTTTTTCCATATTCCAGCTTTGCAGATAGCCAGAACTCTTTACTTCAATTTTTAACCCTTTATAACAAAAATCGATGTAATTCCATTCAACCCTTGGTGATTCTGTCACATCAAGAGCATAGCCGACAAGAAATTCAGCAAACAGGGGCCGTACAGTATTACTTAAAAGATCTGAATATGCCCATGACCAGAAATCGCCAATCTTTACCCCAGGAAGACCAGTTATTTCCTGATCTACTGAAATTTTTTTATTCATTCTCATCTATAAGTTACTTTTTGGGGTGGATTTTTAAATTATCGATTAACCCTTGCTTTTTGCTCAATAATAAATTTACAATGGTCATGCCCAGCAGAATAACATTCAATCTCCGTTATTCTCACCGGCTCATTCAGATACCCGGAGAATATCGCAGATAATACCCCGATATCAAACGAGCAGGCACCATGACCGGTAACCGGGAGGTCCTCACACTCAAAACATCCCTGAACAGTGAGAGAGATTGGATCAGATCCACTCAGGGTAACCGATCCAAGACCATGCACTGACCAGAATTCATGCATTTTCTCAACCATCCGAGAGAGGTCGGAATCATACACCAGGGGGGCAAGGACCCTGCCAATCTCCCATCCCGTTCGTTCAAGCACCGGATCAACATTGATCCCAAGAGCCATCGCCTCTGTTCTGAACACCCGGACTCCCCATCTGAAAAAGGATGCAATATCTCCCGGTTCAAATGGGAGTCGGGCAGATACCTCACTTTTATCCTCTCTGACCGGTGCATGCCGATCAAGATTGGTCAGCCGCCCGATGGGATGTGAGGTAAGGGAAAGTATCTTTTTTCTGCTGTCATCTGGATCAGTATGTGATGAGATAAGACCTGCTTTCAGGAGATCATGAACATGGACCGATATGGTGGATTTTGCCTTTCCACAGAGTGTGACAATCTCATAAAATGAATGATCCCGTGACTGCAAAAGCTCAAGTATCCTCTTCTTCACCTGGCTGTCAATCGCCATAACCCGATTTCTGGATGAGAAGAGCTGGATATCATCATCCAGATTCTTTGTATATTCTTCGGTCACTGCTGCATGTACATATAATCCGGAAGGTTCATATTTGTTCGCATACAATAGAATGTTCGTACAAATACTAACGAGTTGAATTATGAAAGCAAGTGCATATAAAATTGCAGAAGGAGTATACTGGGTCGGAACACTGGACTGGGACCTTCGATCCTACCATGGATATACTCTTGATGGAACGACATACAACGCATACCTCCTCTTTGGTGAAAAGACTGTCCTGATAGATAATGTCTATCCAGGGCAGGCTGCACAGATGTGGGGAAGGATTGCTGATGCATGTAGCCGGGAAGGCCGGGATCTCCATATCGACATCATCGTTCAGAACCATGTCGAGAAGGATCATTCCGGAGCTCTTGCAGAGATTCATAAAAAATTCCCTGATGCACCCATCTACTGCACTGAAATTGCAGAAAAAGGACTTGTAAGACATTACCCAACCGTACAGGGAGCAGAGTTCAGGCATATCAAAACCGGAGATACCCTTGACTATGGGAAGAAGACCCTGGCATTTGTTCAGGCACCGCTCCTCCACTGGCCTGATTCCATGTTCACCCTCCTTGTGGAGGATGGAATTCTCTTCCCAAATGACGCATTTGGTCAGCATCTCTGTTTCACCAAGCGTCTTGACAGCGAGATTCCTGAAGCGGTTCTGATGGATGCTGCACAGAAGTTCTATGCAAATCTTATCGTTCCGCTATCAGGGCTGTTCATCAAAAAAGCAACCGAATTGACAAACCTTGATCTCATCAGCAAAGTGAAGATGATTGCCCCGTCCCATGGACAGATCTGGACCGATCCATCAAAGATCATCAATGCATATATCGGCTGGGCCACCGGGACTCTCATCAAACCAAAGGTTACCATCGTCTATGACACCATGCATGGATCCACCCGGATGCTTGCCCATGCTCTCGCAGAAGGGGTCATAACCGGCGGATGTGATGTGAAGATCTTTAACCTGCATGAGGATGAGCGGTCAGAGATTGTGAAGCACATTCTGGAGTCAAAGGGCCTGATGATTGGTATTCCAACCATTAATGACATGCCGTATCCAAGCATCGGGGATCTCATCTATTACCTGAAAGGTCTGCATTTTGACCGGACCGGTGAACGCTATGCCATGACCTTCGGCTCAATGGGCGGAAAAGGCGGTGCTCCGGCCATGATTGCAGATGAACTGAAAACCGCGGGATTTACTGTCACAAAGACCATGGAAGTCGTATTTGTTCCAAATGCCGATGAACTGGAACAGGCGTTCGATGCGGGTTTTGAGATAGCAGAGGCCATAAAAAATAAAGGGATTCCAGCCTGATCCCCTTTTATTCTGGAGTGAGATCCTCAAAGGTATATGTCGAATAGATCATTCCAAGCATCTCAACATCTGAATCAGACGAGGTGCATACCACAGAAGGGTTCTGGTGGACAGCGGTAAAGAGAATATCCGGATTTGGCTCTCCGCTGAAGGGTTCGTCCACATCGGTCTGGATGGTAAACCGGTATGGATCCAGGTTACCAAAGAAGAAATCCTTGTACTCGGTAACCTGTTCAGGGGTGGCATTGTAGGCCCAGTCCGCTGCATCTGCAACAGTAACATCAACAGGAATCCACCCATATTCGGGGAGGTAGAACTCCGCCCAGAAATGCGTTCCCTGATGCCCTGGTACTATCTGATACCCGCCTGGAGCCCGTGCTGGAATGCCGACCGCCCGACATAATGCAGCGAAATAGGTACTCTGGGTTCCGCAATCGCCAAAGCCGGTATAATGTACAAATTCAGATTCCGGAATGGACATTGCAGTGAGATATGCATGAGGCACATTGCTGTAAGGAAGCGTCTGTAAGATATAATCATAGATGAGCCGTGCCTTTTTATACGGATTTGTTTCATCTCCGACGATCTGGTTTGCTAATGCCATAATTTCCGGAGTGACATTGATATTTGGCTGACTTTTCGTATACCGCTGATACAGAGGATCTGATGTATCGTACACCGGAATCGCATCAGGATCGAGATCAAGAATCCGCGGGCTTGTGGTAAACGTGAGCCTGACTGAGACATTCACATAATCGTCCATCATCTTCTCAAGAGGTATCTCCAGGTATACCTCTCCGATGTCACCCGTTGTCACCGGTTCTGATACCACATATTCTTCAGGCTGAACAGATGTCACCAAGATATCTGACTGACTCTCAATACTGACCGGAAGCGGATACCAGACCTGCAAAGTCCCGTTGTCAGGAAGAAGATTTCGGGGAATACTCAACTCTCCCGTTCCCTGGAAGGTATGATTCAGATAGAGCGGGTTCTTCTTATCGCGTGGAGCACTGATAAACGGAGATATCTGATCGAAAAACGGTGATTCACCGAGCGATCGGGTATAGTTCTGACTCAGGGAGGCGTTGTGAAATCTGATATTTCGGGCAATACCTTCATAATAATAGATCTGGCCGTCAGATTCGAACTGGATTGAGGCTCCCGGTTCCAGGAATGCCTCCCGTTCTTCCTGAGTGAATTGAGGAAAAGCCTCCTGAATAGTCTCATCTGCGCTCGTCCTGTTCAGGTTCATCTCGGCAAACAGCCAACTCATTCTTTTAGCCTGGCGGAGAGCATCTTTCTTTTCCGCCTCATTACCGAGTGCAGCAAATTTTTCTGAGGCGTTCATGAAAAGATTATAGGCGTGTTCATAGTTCCCGTCTTTGACTGCATTCTCAGCCAGTTGAAGCATCTCATCGGCAGATTGTTCAGAAGCGCCGATAGCAATTCCCGGTATGACAATCAAAACCGTCAAAAAAAAAGTAATCTCCAACACGCGACTACCCATCTTAACTCCCATATAATTTTCTTTATGGGTCAATGGGAGATTAATTCTTCGAACTGACGACCACACATGAAAACGTCCGAAATTCAGGGGATTTTCAGAGAGAGACCACCAATGTCCTTGGACGGCATCAACACGAAATTTAAATACCCAGTCACCAACTACTCTCCATGCTCACCTTCATCCTGCTTGGCAGACTGACAAATCTTGCCGTTGAACAAACCCGTGAATTACAGGAGAGAGATAAAAGGGCTGCCGAAATAATCAAAAATGCCGGAGGTAATCTGGTTTCGCTCTATTACACCTTTGGTCAGTATGATTTTGTGGCGATTATTGAAGCCCCGTCTCAGGAGATCATGGGACTGATTCTTCTCGAAATCGGCAGGTTCAGCACCGTCAGTTCTGAAACGCTGATGGCAATGCCACCTGAACAGATGTATAGCCTTATTCATAAGTTACCCTGAGCTATGTCAGAGTCCTCAAAGCTCCTTTTTTCATGAACTCCAAAACAAGAGCAGGAGGTAACAGATAACAGGCACACATCAATATATTGAAAGACTAATATTTCAGGTATAAGATGGTTTCAGATGTCGGGTATCTGGTCGGCGCAATCGGGACCTTTTTTGCAATCCTGGATCCGTTCGGAAACCTTCCGTTTTTTATTGCATACACGAATACCCTCAGTGCCCCGGTACGAAGAAAGACCGCTCTGGTCCTCTCGGCTTTCATCTTCGTCGCGATGGCAGTTTTTCTCTTCTCAGGCCAGATGGTCCTGAGTTTTTTCCACATATCCCTCCCTGCGTTCCAGATAGCCGGGGGAATTATTCTGTTTGGCGTTGCTCTTTCCATGATGAGCGGTACTCACACGATAACGATGAACCGGGTCATATCAGACACCGGAAAAGAGATGCTTCTGGAGAAGAACGAATCTATTCTCCCCACAATAATTGTCCCGCTGGGTATACCACTCTATGTCGGACCTGGATCGATTGCTGCAGCCATCCTCTTTGGCAGTAATGCAC from Methanospirillum hungatei JF-1 includes the following:
- a CDS encoding GNAT family N-acetyltransferase; the encoded protein is MVRIISSPRIISATGTPPKRIEEYVGRIVSGTPEVSIARMVSPPGWSEPYQTPEFDEYSVVLSGTLQVETDGQVFLVPSGQAVLVPAGSRVRYSTPEGAEYIAVCHPAFAQELAHRAEEEKQESKLKNSVDVQYEIHAAGPEETHRIEKLWEQLRVCIISRNKMFSGQMRKVRFHDRKNDLLEKNTDRLIRIFFAVDTLSGDDIGYCYCSVAPGSYGEIESIFVCDEARNRGIGTTLMVHALTWMKEEGCTDIRVHVTVGNEDVLPFYQKFGLHPRQYILANPGEL
- a CDS encoding V4R domain-containing protein, which produces MTEEYTKNLDDDIQLFSSRNRVMAIDSQVKKRILELLQSRDHSFYEIVTLCGKAKSTISVHVHDLLKAGLISSHTDPDDSRKKILSLTSHPIGRLTNLDRHAPVREDKSEVSARLPFEPGDIASFFRWGVRVFRTEAMALGINVDPVLERTGWEIGRVLAPLVYDSDLSRMVEKMHEFWSVHGLGSVTLSGSDPISLTVQGCFECEDLPVTGHGACSFDIGVLSAIFSGYLNEPVRITEIECYSAGHDHCKFIIEQKARVNR
- a CDS encoding FprA family A-type flavoprotein; the encoded protein is MKASAYKIAEGVYWVGTLDWDLRSYHGYTLDGTTYNAYLLFGEKTVLIDNVYPGQAAQMWGRIADACSREGRDLHIDIIVQNHVEKDHSGALAEIHKKFPDAPIYCTEIAEKGLVRHYPTVQGAEFRHIKTGDTLDYGKKTLAFVQAPLLHWPDSMFTLLVEDGILFPNDAFGQHLCFTKRLDSEIPEAVLMDAAQKFYANLIVPLSGLFIKKATELTNLDLISKVKMIAPSHGQIWTDPSKIINAYIGWATGTLIKPKVTIVYDTMHGSTRMLAHALAEGVITGGCDVKIFNLHEDERSEIVKHILESKGLMIGIPTINDMPYPSIGDLIYYLKGLHFDRTGERYAMTFGSMGGKGGAPAMIADELKTAGFTVTKTMEVVFVPNADELEQAFDAGFEIAEAIKNKGIPA
- a CDS encoding transglutaminase-like domain-containing protein, which produces MGSRVLEITFFLTVLIVIPGIAIGASEQSADEMLQLAENAVKDGNYEHAYNLFMNASEKFAALGNEAEKKDALRQAKRMSWLFAEMNLNRTSADETIQEAFPQFTQEEREAFLEPGASIQFESDGQIYYYEGIARNIRFHNASLSQNYTRSLGESPFFDQISPFISAPRDKKNPLYLNHTFQGTGELSIPRNLLPDNGTLQVWYPLPVSIESQSDILVTSVQPEEYVVSEPVTTGDIGEVYLEIPLEKMMDDYVNVSVRLTFTTSPRILDLDPDAIPVYDTSDPLYQRYTKSQPNINVTPEIMALANQIVGDETNPYKKARLIYDYILQTLPYSNVPHAYLTAMSIPESEFVHYTGFGDCGTQSTYFAALCRAVGIPARAPGGYQIVPGHQGTHFWAEFYLPEYGWIPVDVTVADAADWAYNATPEQVTEYKDFFFGNLDPYRFTIQTDVDEPFSGEPNPDILFTAVHQNPSVVCTSSDSDVEMLGMIYSTYTFEDLTPE
- a CDS encoding GYD domain-containing protein, translated to MLTFILLGRLTNLAVEQTRELQERDKRAAEIIKNAGGNLVSLYYTFGQYDFVAIIEAPSQEIMGLILLEIGRFSTVSSETLMAMPPEQMYSLIHKLP
- a CDS encoding MarC family protein translates to MVSDVGYLVGAIGTFFAILDPFGNLPFFIAYTNTLSAPVRRKTALVLSAFIFVAMAVFLFSGQMVLSFFHISLPAFQIAGGIILFGVALSMMSGTHTITMNRVISDTGKEMLLEKNESILPTIIVPLGIPLYVGPGSIAAAILFGSNAPTETAFLGGLLVILLIVIFITILNLSSDYIGKVLGNQGIEILVRLMGLVLAAIAVQLTLDGITGAITTMILPSLSG